Proteins encoded together in one Pseudomonadota bacterium window:
- the rfbC gene encoding dTDP-4-dehydrorhamnose 3,5-epimerase yields MQAIPTDIAPVVIIEPRRHGDTRGYFAETFRDDWFRRNVADIAFVQDNHSLSAEPGTLRGLHFQTPPHAQAKLVRCVAGAIWDVAVDIRSGSQSYGQWAAAELSAENGRQLFIPAGFAHGFVTLGPATEVAYKCSDYYAPECDAGLAWDDPDLALPWPLDGKPPIVSDKDGSHPGLADFSNPF; encoded by the coding sequence GTGCAGGCCATTCCGACCGATATCGCCCCAGTCGTGATCATCGAGCCCAGGCGCCATGGCGATACCCGTGGCTATTTTGCCGAGACCTTTCGCGATGACTGGTTTCGCCGCAACGTCGCTGACATCGCTTTTGTACAGGACAACCATTCACTGAGCGCTGAGCCGGGTACGCTGCGCGGCCTGCACTTCCAGACTCCACCCCATGCCCAGGCCAAGCTGGTGCGCTGTGTCGCCGGGGCGATCTGGGATGTTGCCGTCGATATCCGCAGCGGATCGCAAAGCTATGGCCAATGGGCCGCTGCCGAGCTCAGCGCCGAAAATGGCCGCCAGCTTTTCATTCCCGCCGGTTTTGCCCATGGCTTTGTCACGCTGGGCCCGGCAACGGAAGTTGCCTATAAATGCTCGGACTATTACGCCCCCGAATGTGATGCCGGTCTGGCCTGGGACGACCCCGACCTCGCTTTGCCCTGGCCGCTCGACGGCAAGCCACCGATCGTCTCCGACAAGGATGGCAGCCATCCCGGCCTCGCCGATTTCAGCAACCCGTTCTGA
- a CDS encoding exopolysaccharide biosynthesis polyprenyl glycosylphosphotransferase — MNLPQKTAEPAIPFDSQAATDLEAEVEAGLVFLSSQDYTDQVLDVTRQDITRNASKRRSRARLDAGLCVVDILCIIAAFALANIARLGIISIPQISNMLAVCIPIYLATAFNSRAYGSTVLGSFWTSYTRAATSFLLAMGAVVLTAFFLKASADFSRFIFLTGGVLGLIFLFAGRWLMSQLAKRILGSNPMAEIIIQDGVSIHYTGNSPLIDAVSQKLEPDLTNPVIVQRLGLMTQNMDRVVVHCTPEKRQAWAFTLKALDINAEIVIPELDDLAPIALDRRDGHIALSIAQGPLKWNERITKRLFDIAFVMVALPILALPMLVVAILIKLESPGPALFKQKRIGLGNRPFYILKFRSMRSEKCDANGDRSTGRDDDRITRLGAFIRKTSIDELPQLFNVLVGDMSVVGPRPHAIGSRAENLLFWDIDSRYWHRHAVKPGLTGLAQIRGYRGATEKRQDLEDRLRSDLDYRANWSLWGDIKIVLMTFRVLIHRNAY, encoded by the coding sequence ATGAATCTCCCCCAGAAAACGGCAGAACCCGCGATTCCTTTCGATTCGCAAGCCGCGACCGACTTGGAAGCGGAAGTGGAGGCCGGACTGGTTTTTCTTTCTTCTCAGGATTATACCGATCAGGTGCTTGACGTAACACGCCAGGATATCACCAGGAATGCCAGCAAGCGGCGTAGCCGTGCCAGGCTGGATGCCGGGCTGTGTGTCGTCGATATATTGTGTATCATTGCCGCTTTTGCCCTCGCCAATATCGCCCGGCTCGGCATCATCAGCATCCCGCAGATCAGCAATATGCTCGCTGTCTGCATACCGATCTATCTTGCCACCGCGTTCAACTCGCGCGCTTATGGCTCGACCGTCCTCGGCAGCTTCTGGACCAGCTATACCCGTGCTGCCACCTCGTTCCTGCTGGCGATGGGCGCGGTTGTGCTCACCGCCTTCTTCCTCAAGGCCAGTGCCGATTTCTCGCGCTTCATCTTTTTGACCGGGGGCGTATTGGGGCTGATATTCCTGTTTGCCGGGCGTTGGCTGATGTCACAGCTTGCCAAGCGGATATTGGGCAGCAACCCGATGGCCGAAATCATCATCCAGGATGGTGTCTCGATACATTATACCGGCAACAGTCCACTGATCGATGCCGTATCGCAGAAGCTGGAACCCGATCTCACCAACCCGGTGATCGTTCAGCGACTTGGCCTGATGACGCAGAATATGGACCGGGTTGTGGTCCACTGCACGCCGGAAAAGCGCCAAGCTTGGGCATTTACCTTGAAAGCGCTCGACATCAATGCCGAGATTGTCATTCCCGAGCTTGACGATCTCGCACCGATCGCGCTCGACCGTCGCGACGGCCATATCGCACTGTCAATTGCCCAGGGTCCGCTCAAATGGAATGAGCGCATCACCAAGCGGCTGTTCGACATCGCTTTCGTGATGGTGGCATTGCCCATATTGGCGCTGCCGATGCTGGTCGTCGCGATATTGATCAAGCTGGAATCGCCTGGTCCTGCGCTGTTCAAGCAAAAGCGCATCGGACTGGGTAACCGGCCCTTCTACATCCTCAAATTTCGCAGCATGCGCAGCGAGAAATGCGATGCCAATGGTGATCGCTCCACAGGGCGCGATGATGACCGCATCACGCGCCTGGGTGCATTTATCCGCAAGACCAGCATCGATGAACTGCCCCAGCTCTTCAACGTGCTGGTCGGTGATATGAGCGTTGTTGGCCCGCGCCCCCATGCCATTGGTTCGCGCGCCGAAAACCTGCTGTTCTGGGACATTGACAGCCGCTACTGGCACCGCCACGCGGTCAAGCCCGGTCTTACCGGCCTGGCCCAGATCCGCGGCTATCGCGGTGCCACCGAAAAGCGGCAGGACCTTGAAGACCGGCTGCGTTCCGACCTCGACTATCGCGCCAACTGGTCGCTATGGGGTGATATCAAGATCGTCCTGATGACCTTCAGGGTGCTGATTCACCGCAACGCCTATTGA